A genomic stretch from Mycobacterium malmoense includes:
- a CDS encoding TetR family transcriptional regulator, with protein MRYPRPVAQLTFQRARTEENKRQRAAALVEAARSLAVEAGVASVTLTAVASRAGIHYSAVRRYFTSHKEVLLHLAAEGWVRWSGTVCDELVEPGPMSPARVAETLANGLAADPLFCDLLANLHLHLEHEVDIDRVVEIRRTIAAAAIALADAIERALPALGRSGSFDILIAAYSLAAAFWHIANPPERLTDVYAEEPDALPPEWNIDFASALTRVLTATCIGLVPESR; from the coding sequence GTGCGTTATCCTCGGCCGGTGGCGCAACTAACCTTCCAGCGCGCCCGCACGGAAGAAAACAAGCGTCAACGTGCGGCGGCCCTGGTCGAGGCCGCGCGTTCGCTGGCGGTCGAGGCGGGCGTCGCGTCGGTCACGTTGACCGCCGTCGCCAGCCGCGCCGGAATTCACTACTCGGCGGTGCGCCGCTACTTCACCTCCCACAAGGAGGTCCTGCTGCACCTCGCCGCCGAAGGGTGGGTGCGCTGGTCGGGCACGGTGTGCGACGAGCTGGTCGAGCCGGGCCCGATGTCGCCGGCGCGGGTGGCCGAGACCTTGGCCAACGGGCTGGCGGCCGACCCGCTGTTTTGTGACCTGCTCGCCAACCTGCACCTGCACCTCGAGCACGAGGTGGACATCGACCGGGTGGTCGAGATCAGGCGGACCATCGCCGCCGCCGCCATCGCGCTGGCCGACGCGATCGAGCGGGCGTTGCCCGCCCTCGGCCGGTCCGGCTCCTTCGACATCCTGATCGCCGCCTACTCGTTGGCCGCCGCGTTCTGGCACATCGCCAACCCCCCGGAGCGGCTCACCGACGTCTATGCGGAGGAGCCGGACGCCCTTCCGCCCGAGTGGAACATCGATTTTGCGTCCGCGCTCACCCGGGTGCTCACCGCAACGTGCATCGGCCTCGTCCCCGAGTCCCGGTGA
- a CDS encoding MmpS family protein has product MLSRTWIPLVILAVVIVGGFIVYRVHGYFGSEKRESYADSNLQNPKPFNPKRIVYEVFGPPGTVADISYFDVNADPKRVDGARLPWSLRITTDKAAVMGNLTARGDSDSIGCRITVDDVVKAERISNEVHAYTFCLVKSA; this is encoded by the coding sequence GTGCTGTCGCGGACTTGGATTCCACTGGTCATCTTGGCGGTGGTGATAGTCGGTGGATTCATCGTGTACCGGGTCCATGGCTACTTCGGCTCGGAAAAGCGCGAATCGTATGCCGACAGCAACCTGCAAAACCCGAAGCCGTTCAACCCGAAACGAATTGTCTACGAGGTCTTCGGACCGCCCGGAACGGTCGCGGACATCAGCTATTTCGACGTCAACGCCGACCCCAAACGGGTCGACGGGGCACGGTTGCCATGGTCGCTACGCATCACCACCGACAAGGCGGCCGTGATGGGAAACCTTACGGCACGGGGCGATAGCGATAGCATCGGCTGCCGCATCACGGTGGACGACGTGGTCAAGGCCGAGAGAATTTCCAACGAGGTCCACGCCTACACCTTCTGCCTGGTGAAGTCCGCGTGA
- a CDS encoding RND family transporter translates to MQFAKQFANTHAERPFIARMLHTFAVPIILFWVGIAIALSVFVPSLEVVGQERSVSLSPKDAPSFVAMKKIGRAFNEGATDSSAVIVLESNHTLGDDAHRYYDVMIRKLREDKAHVLSVQDFWGDPLTAAGAQSNDGKAVTVQVNLAGNQGELLANESVEAVRKIVNSVPPPPGVKAYVTGVSALAADLHHSGDKSMLRITATTIAVILIMLLFVYRSIITVILLLITVGFELTAARGAVALLGQTGLIGLSTFAVSLLTSLAIAAGTDYGIFIIGRYQEARQAGEDREAAFYTMYRGTAHVILGSGLTIAGATFCLSFARMPYFQTLGIPCAVGMLVAVAVALTLGPAVLTVGSRFGLFDPKRVLKVRGWRRVGTAVVRWPLPILAVTCAVALVGLLTLPGYKANYNDREYLPSFIPANAGLMAADRHFSQARMKPEILMIESDHDMRNPADFLVLDRLAKGIFRVPGISRVQAITRPDGTTMDHTSIPFQISMQNAGQLQTMKYQRDQMDNMLKQADEMTKTIATMQRMYELMRQLAATTHRMVGDTEQMQQITNELRDHIADFDDFWRPIRSYFYWEKHCFDIPICWSIRSIFDALDGLDQIDEKLNALVGDIKEMDRLMPQMIAQFPPMIETMASMRTMMLDMHSTMSGIFDQMDEMSDNATAMGHAFDASKNDDSFYLPPEVFKNKDFKRAMNNFLSPDGHSARFIILHRGDPASAEGIASIDKIRTAAEESLKGTPLEDAKIYLAGTGAVFKDISDGAKWDLVIAGISSLCLIFIIMLILTRALVAAAVIVGTVALSLGASFGLSVLVWQHILGIQLHWLVLAMSVIVLLAVGSDYNLLLVSRFKQEIHAGLKTGIIRSMGGTGKVVTNAGLVFAFTMASMIVSDVRIIGQVGTTIGLGLLFDTLIVRAFMTPSIAALLGRWFWWPMRVRSRPARVPAQPVEPHRSFAYSD, encoded by the coding sequence ATGCAATTCGCCAAGCAATTCGCCAACACCCACGCTGAACGGCCGTTCATCGCAAGAATGCTCCACACCTTTGCGGTGCCGATCATCCTGTTCTGGGTGGGGATCGCCATCGCCCTCAGCGTGTTCGTCCCGTCGCTGGAAGTGGTCGGGCAAGAGCGGTCGGTGTCGCTGAGCCCCAAGGATGCGCCGTCGTTCGTGGCGATGAAAAAGATCGGCCGCGCGTTCAACGAGGGTGCGACCGACAGCTCGGCGGTGATCGTGCTGGAGAGCAACCACACCCTCGGCGACGACGCCCACAGGTACTACGACGTGATGATTCGTAAGTTGCGCGAAGACAAGGCGCACGTGCTGAGCGTCCAGGACTTTTGGGGTGATCCCCTCACGGCCGCGGGCGCGCAGAGCAACGACGGCAAAGCCGTGACCGTCCAGGTGAATCTCGCCGGTAACCAGGGCGAGCTGCTGGCCAACGAATCCGTCGAAGCCGTCCGCAAGATCGTCAACAGCGTGCCTCCGCCGCCCGGGGTCAAGGCCTACGTCACCGGGGTGTCGGCGCTCGCCGCGGATCTGCACCACAGCGGCGACAAATCGATGCTGCGGATCACGGCGACGACGATCGCGGTGATCCTGATCATGTTGCTATTCGTCTACCGTTCGATCATCACCGTGATTCTCCTGCTGATCACGGTCGGTTTCGAGTTGACCGCGGCGCGCGGGGCCGTCGCGCTGCTGGGGCAAACCGGGCTCATCGGGCTTTCCACCTTCGCGGTGTCCCTGCTGACCTCGTTGGCGATCGCGGCCGGGACGGACTACGGGATCTTCATCATCGGGCGCTACCAGGAGGCCCGCCAGGCCGGCGAAGACAGGGAAGCGGCCTTCTACACGATGTACCGCGGCACGGCCCACGTCATCCTGGGTTCCGGTCTGACGATCGCCGGGGCCACGTTCTGCCTCAGCTTCGCGCGGATGCCGTATTTCCAGACCCTGGGTATTCCGTGCGCGGTGGGGATGCTCGTCGCGGTGGCCGTCGCGCTGACGCTGGGACCCGCCGTGTTGACCGTGGGCAGCCGGTTCGGACTGTTCGACCCCAAGCGGGTGCTCAAGGTTCGGGGCTGGCGACGGGTCGGTACCGCGGTGGTTCGCTGGCCGCTGCCGATCCTGGCCGTCACCTGCGCCGTCGCCCTCGTCGGCCTGCTCACCCTGCCCGGGTACAAGGCCAACTACAACGACCGGGAGTACCTGCCCAGTTTCATCCCCGCCAATGCGGGCTTGATGGCCGCGGATCGCCACTTCTCCCAGGCCCGGATGAAGCCGGAGATCTTGATGATCGAGTCCGACCACGACATGCGCAATCCGGCCGACTTCCTCGTTTTGGACAGGCTGGCCAAAGGCATCTTCCGCGTCCCGGGCATTTCCCGCGTCCAGGCGATCACCAGGCCCGACGGAACGACGATGGACCACACGTCCATTCCATTCCAGATCAGCATGCAAAACGCCGGTCAGTTGCAGACCATGAAGTACCAGCGTGACCAGATGGACAACATGCTCAAGCAGGCCGACGAGATGACCAAGACGATCGCCACCATGCAGCGGATGTACGAATTGATGAGGCAGCTCGCCGCCACCACACACCGCATGGTCGGCGACACCGAGCAAATGCAGCAAATCACCAACGAGTTACGCGACCACATCGCGGATTTCGATGATTTCTGGCGTCCGATCCGCAGCTACTTCTACTGGGAGAAGCACTGTTTCGACATTCCGATCTGCTGGTCGATTCGATCGATATTCGACGCGCTCGACGGCCTGGACCAAATCGACGAGAAACTGAACGCGCTGGTCGGTGACATCAAAGAGATGGACCGGCTCATGCCGCAGATGATCGCGCAGTTCCCGCCGATGATCGAAACCATGGCCAGCATGCGGACCATGATGCTGGACATGCACAGCACCATGTCCGGGATCTTCGATCAGATGGACGAGATGAGCGACAACGCGACGGCGATGGGCCACGCTTTCGACGCGTCCAAGAACGACGACTCGTTCTACCTTCCGCCCGAGGTCTTCAAAAATAAAGACTTCAAGCGCGCGATGAATAACTTCCTGTCACCGGACGGACATTCGGCTCGCTTCATCATTTTGCATCGGGGAGATCCCGCCTCGGCCGAGGGAATCGCGAGCATCGACAAGATACGCACCGCGGCCGAGGAATCGCTCAAGGGAACTCCCTTGGAGGACGCAAAGATCTACCTGGCCGGAACGGGGGCCGTCTTCAAGGACATCTCCGACGGCGCCAAATGGGATCTGGTGATCGCCGGAATTTCCTCGCTCTGCCTCATTTTCATCATCATGCTGATTCTCACCCGGGCCCTGGTCGCGGCCGCGGTCATCGTGGGGACGGTGGCGCTTTCGCTGGGCGCTTCCTTCGGGCTATCGGTGCTGGTCTGGCAGCACATTCTCGGTATCCAATTGCACTGGCTGGTGCTTGCGATGTCCGTCATCGTGCTGTTGGCCGTGGGATCCGACTACAACCTGTTGTTGGTCTCCCGGTTCAAGCAGGAAATTCATGCCGGCCTGAAGACGGGCATCATCCGTTCCATGGGCGGCACCGGCAAGGTGGTGACCAACGCGGGTCTGGTGTTCGCGTTCACGATGGCGTCCATGATCGTCAGCGACGTGCGGATCATCGGGCAGGTGGGCACCACCATCGGCCTGGGCCTGCTGTTCGACACGCTGATCGTGCGGGCGTTCATGACGCCGTCCATCGCCGCGCTGCTGGGGCGCTGGTTCTGGTGGCCGATGCGGGTGCGCTCCCGGCCCGCCAGGGTGCCCGCCCAGCCGGTCGAGCCCCATCGTTCCTTTGCCTACAGCGATTAG
- a CDS encoding cytochrome c biogenesis protein CcdA, whose translation MGTVALIGFLGGLITGISPCILPVLPVVLFSGLDGGRATRPYLVIAGLVCSFGVVTLAGSALLSALHLPQDAIRWAALVVLTLIGLGLIFPPLQHLIERPFARIPQREIGLKSLSHGGFGLGLTLGALYVPCAGPVLAAIVVAGGTASIGLATLVLTATFAVGTALPLLVFALAGRHVAERVAAFRRRQRAIQVAGGITMIVLAAALVFNLPATLQRAVPDYTAAMQKGIGANDIRRKLNPRGTVNGRLADCTDGVDRLQQCGPAPALTGITGWLNTPGGAAVDLASLRGKVVLIDFWAYSCINCQRAIPHVVDWYNRYRGDGFVVIGVHTPEYAFEHVAANVASGAAALHITYPIALDNDYATWNNYQNLYWPAEYLIDADGNVRHTKFGEGDYDGTEGLIRQLLVDANPDVRLPGPTRAVDATPHTRLTPETYLGVGRAENYGGDGEYKAGTATFGYPAALGGDRFALRGRWTLDDQGATANSDDAAIRLNYTAKDVYVVVGGTGTLAVTRDQKTTTTPIGGPPTLHQIVGNDPGDTAHPDQLDMRVSQGLQVFSFTFG comes from the coding sequence ATGGGAACAGTCGCGCTGATCGGGTTTCTCGGCGGCCTGATCACCGGCATCTCGCCGTGCATCCTGCCGGTGCTTCCGGTGGTGTTGTTTTCCGGCCTGGACGGTGGCCGCGCGACGCGGCCGTATCTGGTGATCGCGGGTCTGGTCTGCAGCTTCGGCGTGGTCACGCTGGCCGGTTCGGCCCTGTTGTCGGCGCTGCACCTGCCGCAGGACGCGATCCGGTGGGCCGCCCTTGTGGTGTTGACCCTCATCGGCCTCGGGCTGATCTTCCCGCCGCTGCAACACCTGATCGAGCGGCCGTTTGCCCGGATCCCACAGCGTGAAATCGGCTTAAAAAGCTTGAGCCATGGCGGTTTCGGCCTGGGCCTGACGTTGGGCGCGCTGTATGTGCCGTGCGCGGGGCCGGTGCTGGCCGCCATCGTGGTGGCGGGCGGCACCGCGTCCATCGGTCTGGCGACGCTGGTGTTGACCGCGACGTTCGCGGTCGGGACCGCGTTGCCGTTGCTGGTTTTCGCGCTGGCCGGGCGGCACGTCGCCGAACGCGTCGCGGCATTCCGGCGTCGGCAGCGGGCAATTCAGGTCGCCGGCGGGATCACGATGATCGTGCTGGCCGCGGCGCTGGTCTTCAACCTGCCCGCGACGCTGCAGCGCGCCGTCCCCGACTACACGGCGGCGATGCAGAAAGGCATAGGCGCCAACGACATTCGGCGAAAGCTGAACCCGCGCGGCACGGTCAACGGTCGATTGGCCGACTGCACCGACGGCGTCGACCGACTACAGCAGTGCGGGCCGGCGCCCGCTTTAACGGGGATCACCGGGTGGCTCAACACCCCGGGCGGCGCGGCGGTCGACCTCGCGTCGTTGCGCGGCAAGGTGGTCTTGATCGACTTCTGGGCGTACTCGTGCATCAACTGCCAGCGCGCCATCCCGCACGTGGTCGATTGGTACAACCGGTATCGGGGCGACGGTTTCGTCGTCATCGGGGTGCACACTCCCGAGTACGCGTTCGAACACGTCGCCGCCAATGTCGCCAGCGGCGCCGCCGCGTTGCACATCACCTATCCCATCGCGCTGGACAACGACTACGCGACGTGGAACAACTACCAGAACCTGTACTGGCCGGCCGAGTATCTGATCGACGCGGACGGAAACGTGCGGCACACCAAGTTCGGCGAAGGCGACTACGACGGCACCGAGGGGCTGATCCGCCAGTTGCTTGTCGACGCCAATCCGGACGTGCGGCTGCCGGGGCCGACGCGCGCGGTCGACGCCACGCCGCACACCAGGCTCACCCCCGAAACGTACCTGGGTGTCGGCAGGGCCGAAAACTACGGCGGCGACGGCGAATACAAGGCCGGCACCGCCACGTTCGGCTACCCGGCGGCGTTGGGTGGCGACAGGTTCGCGTTGCGCGGGCGCTGGACTCTGGACGACCAGGGCGCCACCGCCAACAGCGACGATGCCGCCATCCGGCTGAACTACACCGCGAAAGATGTCTACGTCGTCGTCGGCGGCACCGGCACCCTCGCCGTCACCCGGGACCAGAAGACGACCACGACGCCGATCGGCGGGCCGCCCACCCTGCATCAGATCGTCGGCAACGACCCCGGGGACACCGCGCACCCCGATCAGCTCGACATGCGGGTGAGCCAAGGCCTGCAAGTGTTTTCGTTCACATTCGGCTAA
- a CDS encoding cytochrome P450 encodes MAADRGVGWKALRDAGPVVFMNGAYYLTRREDVLSALCNANLFSAHLALQPPGSPVPVLPSAFDPPEHTRYRKILQPYFSPHALSKSRPVMQRHATEMIAALAGRGECEAMADFARLYPFGVFMDLYGLPLEDRDRVIGWKDAAVAGQPEGYELLTYFNDAIQHRRRSPGTDLLSQVMTGPGDLTDLELLGMSHLLILSGLDTVAAAIGFSLFELARKPQLRQELRDKPEQVKVFIEEIVRLEPSAPLAARVTTDFVNVGGMTLPPGTPVRLCTAAINRDGSDEISTDELVMDGKVHRHWGFGGGPHRCLGSHLARIELTIIVDEWLKQIPDFELPPGYTPDIKYPSKTFALKSLPLSWG; translated from the coding sequence ATGGCCGCCGATCGAGGTGTCGGCTGGAAGGCGTTGCGGGACGCCGGGCCGGTCGTGTTCATGAACGGCGCCTACTACCTGACCCGCCGCGAGGACGTGCTGTCAGCGCTATGCAACGCCAACCTCTTCTCGGCACATTTGGCGCTTCAACCCCCCGGCAGCCCGGTGCCGGTGTTGCCTTCGGCGTTCGACCCTCCCGAGCACACGCGCTACCGAAAAATCCTGCAACCGTACTTCAGCCCGCACGCCTTGAGTAAGTCGCGGCCCGTGATGCAGCGCCATGCCACCGAAATGATCGCTGCCCTCGCCGGCCGGGGCGAGTGCGAGGCGATGGCGGATTTCGCGCGCCTCTACCCGTTCGGGGTGTTCATGGACCTCTACGGGCTGCCGCTGGAGGACCGAGATCGTGTGATCGGCTGGAAGGACGCCGCGGTGGCCGGCCAGCCCGAAGGGTACGAGCTGTTGACATATTTCAACGACGCCATCCAACACCGCCGACGGAGCCCGGGCACTGACCTGTTGTCGCAAGTGATGACCGGTCCGGGCGATCTCACTGACCTCGAGCTACTCGGCATGAGTCACCTGCTGATTCTGTCTGGTCTGGACACGGTGGCCGCGGCGATCGGTTTCTCGCTCTTCGAATTGGCGCGCAAACCGCAACTGCGCCAAGAGCTTCGCGATAAACCAGAGCAGGTCAAGGTCTTCATCGAAGAGATCGTCCGACTTGAGCCGTCGGCGCCATTGGCGGCCCGGGTTACCACCGATTTCGTCAACGTGGGCGGCATGACGCTTCCCCCAGGCACACCGGTGCGGTTATGTACGGCCGCGATCAACCGCGACGGCAGCGACGAGATCTCCACCGATGAGCTGGTCATGGACGGAAAGGTGCACCGACATTGGGGATTTGGTGGTGGGCCACACCGCTGCTTGGGTTCCCACCTGGCGCGGATAGAACTGACCATCATTGTTGACGAATGGCTCAAGCAGATCCCCGACTTCGAACTACCACCGGGCTACACCCCCGACATCAAATACCCGTCGAAAACGTTTGCGCTCAAGTCGCTACCACTGAGCTGGGGCTGA
- a CDS encoding SDR family NAD(P)-dependent oxidoreductase: MVNELSGKVAIVTGGASGIGRGTVEKFVAEGARVVIADVETDKGEVLAAELGPDALFWRTDVSDPEQVGTLVAAAVEKFGGLHVMVNNAGVSGTMHRRFLDDDLADFHRIMAVNVLGVMAGTRDAARHMAAHGGGSIINLTSIGGIQAGGGVMTYRASKAAVIQFTKSSAIELAYYEIRVNAIAPGNIPTPLLATSAAKMDQEQVQRYEAAIRETMRADRPLKREGTPEDIAEAALYFASDRSRYVTGTVLPVDGGTVAGKAIRSKKREG, encoded by the coding sequence GTGGTCAACGAACTGTCCGGCAAAGTAGCCATCGTCACCGGCGGGGCCTCCGGGATCGGTCGCGGCACGGTGGAGAAGTTTGTGGCCGAGGGCGCGCGGGTCGTCATAGCCGACGTCGAAACCGATAAAGGTGAGGTGCTGGCCGCGGAGCTGGGTCCGGACGCTCTGTTTTGGCGGACGGACGTCTCCGATCCCGAGCAGGTCGGGACGCTGGTGGCCGCGGCCGTCGAGAAATTTGGCGGCCTGCACGTGATGGTGAACAACGCCGGAGTCTCGGGCACGATGCATCGGCGATTCCTCGACGACGATCTCGCCGATTTCCACCGCATCATGGCGGTCAACGTGCTGGGCGTGATGGCGGGTACCCGCGACGCGGCTCGGCACATGGCCGCCCACGGCGGCGGATCGATCATCAACCTGACCTCGATCGGCGGGATCCAGGCCGGCGGCGGCGTGATGACTTACCGGGCGTCGAAAGCGGCGGTCATCCAGTTCACCAAGTCCTCGGCGATTGAGTTGGCGTACTACGAGATTCGGGTCAACGCGATCGCGCCGGGCAATATCCCCACGCCGCTGTTGGCGACGTCGGCGGCGAAAATGGATCAGGAGCAGGTCCAGCGGTATGAGGCGGCGATCCGCGAGACGATGCGGGCCGACCGTCCGCTGAAGCGCGAGGGCACACCCGAGGACATCGCCGAGGCGGCACTGTATTTCGCCAGCGACCGGTCACGCTATGTCACGGGGACGGTGCTGCCGGTCGACGGCGGGACCGTGGCGGGCAAGGCGATTCGGTCCAAGAAACGCGAGGGGTAA
- a CDS encoding SDR family oxidoreductase, translating into MKVLVVGGSGLIGSQVVAMLTELGHEAVPASPSSGVNTITGEGLAAAAAGAHTVVDVSNSPSFADDDVLRFFTTSTGNLLDAERAADVPHHVALSIVGTDRVPESGYLRAKTAQEKLIEESGTPYSIVRATQFFEFVTAIADSATDGDTVRLPHAAIQPIAAEDVATAVTRATVGPPVNGIVNVAGPEKFGMDDFIRTGLAAYGDQRQVVTDATARYFGAVLDDHSIVPFDDEEAIIYPTRFSDWLASRASSGRR; encoded by the coding sequence ATGAAGGTCTTGGTTGTCGGCGGCAGCGGACTCATCGGATCGCAGGTTGTGGCCATGCTCACCGAGCTGGGACACGAGGCCGTCCCGGCCTCGCCGAGCTCGGGTGTCAACACCATCACCGGCGAAGGTCTCGCCGCAGCCGCCGCCGGCGCGCACACCGTGGTGGACGTGTCGAACTCGCCGTCCTTCGCCGACGACGACGTGCTGCGCTTCTTCACCACCTCCACCGGCAACCTCCTCGATGCGGAGCGGGCCGCCGACGTGCCGCACCACGTCGCGCTTTCGATCGTGGGCACCGACCGCGTCCCGGAAAGTGGCTACCTGCGGGCCAAAACCGCCCAGGAGAAGCTGATCGAGGAGTCGGGAACCCCGTATTCAATCGTGCGGGCGACGCAGTTCTTCGAATTCGTCACCGCCATCGCGGATTCGGCAACTGACGGGGATACGGTTCGCCTGCCGCACGCGGCGATCCAGCCCATCGCGGCCGAGGACGTCGCCACCGCCGTCACCCGCGCAACGGTCGGGCCGCCGGTCAACGGGATCGTCAACGTCGCCGGCCCGGAAAAGTTCGGTATGGACGACTTCATCCGGACCGGCCTTGCCGCCTACGGCGATCAACGCCAGGTGGTGACCGACGCTACGGCCCGCTACTTCGGTGCGGTGCTCGACGACCACAGCATCGTTCCCTTCGATGACGAAGAGGCAATCATCTACCCGACCCGCTTCAGCGATTGGCTGGCCTCTCGCGCGTCCAGCGGTAGACGGTAA
- a CDS encoding multicopper oxidase family protein, producing MPVLPPSGVPFDGTRLTRRGFIAAGIAGGLALTACGESKPQAAGSAAQMAAAIAAAEAARPHSGRTVTASLAPQQTQIDLGGPIVRTLAFGNTIPGPLIRAKIGDELVVTVSNRLDHPTSVHWHGITLRNDMDGAEPATPNIPAGQDFTYRFSVPDSGTYWGHPHTGLDEDTGLYLPVIVDDPTEGNYDADWIVVLDDWTEGVGKTPQQLYAELTSPNKPSMPTTSTTTTVPTPSTSPTTSTTRTSGGNVARSDLLGGDAGEISYPYYLINGRIPAAPTTFNAKPGQRIRIRFINAGSDTAFRVALAGHSMTVTHTDGYPVAPTQVDALLIGMAERYDVVVTAADGVFPLVALAEGKGALARALLTTGAGSPPDPQFQPAELGKRVGTVEMFTATTPVNLGRPEPGLNLPVVLGGNMMQYNWMINGEPYSKTDPLHVRQGQRPTLTFDNTTTMYHPIHLHGHTFQLLKADGSPGARKDTVIVLPRQKIVAVLVADNPGTWVMHCHNTYHQFAGMQTRLDYVF from the coding sequence ATGCCGGTGCTACCCCCAAGCGGGGTTCCCTTCGACGGGACGCGGCTCACCAGGCGCGGCTTCATCGCCGCCGGCATCGCCGGTGGATTGGCACTGACGGCGTGCGGCGAATCCAAACCTCAGGCCGCGGGCAGTGCCGCCCAAATGGCGGCCGCCATCGCCGCCGCCGAGGCGGCACGGCCACACAGTGGGCGCACCGTGACGGCCAGCCTGGCGCCCCAGCAGACTCAGATCGACCTGGGTGGACCGATCGTCCGTACGTTGGCCTTCGGCAACACCATCCCAGGACCGTTGATCCGGGCCAAGATTGGCGACGAGCTTGTCGTTACGGTTTCAAATCGACTCGACCATCCGACATCGGTGCATTGGCACGGCATAACACTGCGCAACGATATGGACGGCGCCGAGCCCGCCACCCCGAACATCCCGGCCGGCCAGGACTTCACTTACCGGTTCTCTGTCCCGGATTCGGGCACCTACTGGGGCCATCCGCACACCGGCCTGGACGAGGACACGGGTCTTTATCTACCCGTCATCGTCGATGATCCTACCGAGGGCAACTACGACGCCGATTGGATTGTCGTTCTTGATGATTGGACCGAAGGGGTCGGAAAAACCCCTCAGCAGCTCTACGCCGAACTGACGAGCCCGAACAAACCGAGCATGCCGACAACCTCGACAACTACTACCGTCCCCACGCCCTCGACAAGCCCGACAACGTCGACGACCCGAACGTCGGGGGGCAACGTCGCCCGAAGCGACCTGCTTGGCGGCGACGCCGGAGAAATCTCCTACCCATACTATCTGATCAACGGCCGAATCCCGGCCGCCCCCACCACCTTCAACGCGAAACCGGGCCAGCGAATTAGGATCCGCTTCATAAATGCCGGCTCCGACACCGCATTTCGGGTCGCCCTGGCGGGCCATTCGATGACGGTCACGCACACCGACGGCTACCCCGTGGCGCCGACCCAGGTCGACGCCCTGCTCATCGGCATGGCCGAGCGCTACGACGTAGTAGTGACCGCGGCCGACGGCGTCTTTCCGCTGGTTGCTCTGGCGGAAGGAAAAGGCGCGCTGGCACGTGCACTGCTGACTACGGGGGCCGGCAGCCCACCCGACCCACAATTTCAACCAGCCGAACTCGGCAAGCGGGTGGGAACCGTCGAGATGTTCACCGCCACAACGCCGGTCAACTTGGGTCGGCCCGAGCCGGGCCTCAACCTCCCGGTCGTCTTGGGCGGCAACATGATGCAGTACAACTGGATGATCAACGGCGAGCCCTACAGCAAGACCGACCCGTTGCACGTACGGCAGGGCCAACGACCCACCCTCACGTTCGACAACACCACGACGATGTATCACCCAATTCACCTGCACGGTCACACTTTCCAGTTGCTTAAGGCCGACGGCAGTCCCGGCGCGCGCAAGGACACCGTGATCGTGCTGCCCAGGCAGAAGATCGTCGCCGTGCTGGTCGCCGACAATCCCGGTACGTGGGTGATGCACTGCCACAATACCTATCACCAGTTCGCCGGCATGCAGACGCGGCTAGACTACGTCTTCTGA
- a CDS encoding alpha/beta fold hydrolase: MGIHRKTQSVDGLVTSYLEAGDGDPVVLLHGGEFGGSAELGWERNIAGLAKRYRVLAPDQLGFGRSAKVIDFVDGRGMRIRHVARLCEVLGIDSAHFVGNSMGAINLLTDATSETPLLPVRSLVIICGGGEIQQNRHFEALQQYDATLPAMRRIVEALFYHPGYPADEDYVRRRYESSIAPGAWEAVAAARFRRPGTAPSSTPSSARAYERIDVPTLVVEGGNDKLLPSGWAAQIAKQIDGARSAVVGEAGHCPQIEQSAAVNELLLDFFATV, translated from the coding sequence ATGGGGATTCATCGCAAGACCCAATCGGTCGACGGCCTGGTCACCAGCTATCTGGAAGCGGGCGACGGCGACCCGGTGGTGCTGCTGCACGGCGGCGAGTTCGGCGGCAGCGCCGAGCTTGGCTGGGAACGCAACATCGCCGGCCTCGCTAAGCGGTACCGAGTGCTGGCGCCCGACCAGCTGGGGTTCGGGCGGTCGGCGAAGGTCATCGACTTCGTCGACGGCCGCGGCATGCGGATTCGGCATGTGGCGCGCCTCTGTGAGGTCCTGGGCATCGACTCGGCGCACTTCGTCGGCAACTCGATGGGTGCCATCAACCTGCTCACCGACGCTACGTCGGAGACACCACTGCTGCCGGTGCGTAGCCTGGTAATCATCTGCGGGGGAGGGGAGATCCAGCAGAACCGGCATTTCGAGGCGCTCCAACAGTACGACGCCACCCTGCCGGCGATGCGGCGCATCGTCGAGGCGCTGTTCTATCACCCCGGCTACCCTGCAGACGAGGACTACGTGCGGCGCCGCTATGAGTCGAGCATCGCACCCGGCGCCTGGGAAGCCGTGGCAGCGGCCCGATTTCGCCGTCCCGGCACCGCGCCGTCCTCGACTCCGTCAAGCGCGCGGGCATACGAGCGCATCGACGTCCCGACGCTCGTCGTCGAGGGCGGAAACGACAAGCTTCTCCCGTCCGGCTGGGCCGCGCAGATCGCCAAGCAGATCGACGGCGCCCGCTCGGCGGTGGTCGGCGAGGCAGGTCACTGCCCGCAGATCGAGCAGTCGGCAGCGGTCAACGAGTTGCTGCTGGACTTTTTCGCAACGGTCTGA